CCCCGAGCCGGCGCACTGAGCAGAGGAGAATCAAGATGGCAAAAGGCCACGAGAAAGTCGAAACGAACACGGCGTTGCTGATCGTTCTGATCCTCCTGGTCGCCGCCATAGGCGGCCTGGTGCAGATCGTGCCGTTGTACTTCATGCCCTCGACCACGCAGGCGGTGGAAGGGATCGAGCCCTACGATGCGCTCAGGCTGACGGGTCGTGACATCTACGTCCGGGAGGGGTGCTATCTCTGCCATTCACAGATGATTCGGCCGTTCAGGGCGGAGACCGAGCGCTACGGTCACTACTCGGTCGCCGGAGAGTTCGTCTACGACCGACCGTTTCAGTGGGGCTCGAAGCGCACGGGACCGGATCTTGCGCGGGTCGGGGGGCGTTACAGCGACGACTGGCATCGGGTCCATCTCATCGACCCGCGCGACGTGGTCCCCGAATCAATCATGCCGGGCTACCCGTGGCTGGATGAAACACCGGCGGACGCCTCCGACATCAAGCGCAAGATGGAGGTGTTGAATCTGATGGGTCACCCGTATACGCCGGAACAGATCGAGAACGCGCCGGCGATGCTCGAGGGCAAGACCGAGCTGGACGCGGTCATCGCGTACATGCAGGGACTCGGCACCGCGATCGCCTCGACCCGCTGATGCCCGAGGGTTACGGGATTCTGGATTCCCTTTGGACACTCCTGCTGCTGGTGGTGTTTCTCGGTATCGTGATCTGGGCATGGAGCGGCAAACGAAAGAAGTCTTTTGACGAGGCCTCGCGTCTTCCCCTGGCGGACGACGAGCCGAAAATCGGGAGAAAAACCGATGAGTGAAGCGGAAAAGATGTGGGCGTCCAATGAGTTCTTCAGCCCGTTCTGGAGCTGGTGGATCATCGGATTTACGGTGGCGGGTATCATCGGATGCTTCATCCTGATCCGGTGGTTGACCACCGAAAAGCTTGTTCCCGGCAAGAAGTACGAGACCGTCGGGCATGTGTGGGACGGAGACCTCTCCGAGCTCAATACACCGTTGCCGAGCTGGTGGTTGAACATGTTCTACATCACGCTCGTCTTCGGGATCGTCTATCTCATCCTCTATCCTGGGCTGGGCAGCTTCAAGGGGGTGCTCGGCTGGACCGACACCGGCCAGTACGAGCGGGAGATGGCGAAGGCGGATGCCGAATACGGGCCTCTGTTTGCCGAGTACGCCGGGCAAGACATCGTTGCGCTCGGCAAGAATCCCGACGCGGTCGCGATCGGACGCCGGCTCTACCTCAACTACTGTTCGGTCTGCCACGGCTCGGACGCCGGAGGCGGTCCGGGTTTCCCGAACCTGGCCAACAAGGACTGGCTGTACGGGGGAACGCCCGACGCGATCAAGACCTCGATCATGGAGGGGCGGAACGGCGCCATGCCGCCCATGGCAGCGGCGATCGGGGGAGACGAGGGTGTCGAGCAGGTGACGGCCTACGTCCGGAGCCTCAGCGGCCGTAACGCGGATCCCGCGCTGGTCGAGGCGGGCAAGGCGAAGTTCGCGGTCTGCGCGGGTTGCCACGGGCCGGACGGCAAGGGTAATCAGATGCTGGGAGCCCCGAACCTGACCGATAACGTCTGGCTGTACGGGGGTTCTCCCGGCGCAATCAAGCAGACGATAACCAAGGGGCGCGCCGGCAAGATGCCGGCCCACAAGGAGTTCCTCGGCAACGACAAGTCGCACGTGATCGCGGCGTATATCTACAGCCTCTCCGCCGCAGATTGATTTTTCTGGTAGG
The window above is part of the Gammaproteobacteria bacterium genome. Proteins encoded here:
- the ccoO gene encoding cytochrome-c oxidase, cbb3-type subunit II encodes the protein MAKGHEKVETNTALLIVLILLVAAIGGLVQIVPLYFMPSTTQAVEGIEPYDALRLTGRDIYVREGCYLCHSQMIRPFRAETERYGHYSVAGEFVYDRPFQWGSKRTGPDLARVGGRYSDDWHRVHLIDPRDVVPESIMPGYPWLDETPADASDIKRKMEVLNLMGHPYTPEQIENAPAMLEGKTELDAVIAYMQGLGTAIASTR
- a CDS encoding cbb3-type cytochrome c oxidase subunit 3 — encoded protein: MPEGYGILDSLWTLLLLVVFLGIVIWAWSGKRKKSFDEASRLPLADDEPKIGRKTDE
- the ccoP gene encoding cytochrome-c oxidase, cbb3-type subunit III, which produces MSEAEKMWASNEFFSPFWSWWIIGFTVAGIIGCFILIRWLTTEKLVPGKKYETVGHVWDGDLSELNTPLPSWWLNMFYITLVFGIVYLILYPGLGSFKGVLGWTDTGQYEREMAKADAEYGPLFAEYAGQDIVALGKNPDAVAIGRRLYLNYCSVCHGSDAGGGPGFPNLANKDWLYGGTPDAIKTSIMEGRNGAMPPMAAAIGGDEGVEQVTAYVRSLSGRNADPALVEAGKAKFAVCAGCHGPDGKGNQMLGAPNLTDNVWLYGGSPGAIKQTITKGRAGKMPAHKEFLGNDKSHVIAAYIYSLSAAD